Part of the Permianibacter fluminis genome, GACGCGATTGAACAGCAGGATGTGTTTGTCGCCCGGTTCGTTCGGAATGTGCTTGAGCAAGCCAGTGTCGGGGTGATTGCCACCAGCGGCAATCCGCGTGGCGGCCCCGACAACCGCTTGATAGGTACCGATTTTCGCTACCGCACGGCCGCGACTTTTACCGGCAAACCGCTGGAAGCCAATCTGTGGTGGCAGCGCAGCGACACCGAAGGGCTTGCTGGCGATGATGGCGCTTTCGGCGGCATGCTGCGGCAACCGGATGACCGGCATTTCGTCGAGGCGTTCTACAAGGAAGTGCAGCAGAATTTCGATCCGGCCCTGGGTTTTGTCAACCGGGCCGGTATCCGCGACGCCCGCCTGTTCTACCGGTTTCGGACCCGGCCGGAAAACAGCCGCTGGCTGGCGAACAATTATTGGCTGTATTTGAATCGGGTGACCGGGGTCGACAATGCTGTACAAACTGAGATCGCCGAATTTTCGCCATGGTCACCGTGGGATTTCAATTATTACGAGCCGTTCCTGTCGTTCAATCGGGAAGTGGTCAGCGAAGCGTTTACGCTGGCTGACCGGTTTGCGGTACCGATCGGTGACTACCGTTTTCAGCGGGCAATCCTGAATGTCGAAACGGCCGAGTCCGGGGCTTGGGTGTTCAATGGACGGATTGGTGTCGGCGAATTTTTTCACGGTGATCAGGACGAGCTGCGTACTGAGCTGACCTGGAAGCAAAGCCCTCATCTGACCTGGAAAGGGCTCGCCAGCTTTAATCAATTGCGGTTTCCGGAAGGTGATTTCCTGGTGCGTTTGTTTCGCTTGAAATCGACCGTCGCGTTCAACGACACCTGGTCCTGGGTTACCGTGGCGCAGTTTGATAATGTCAGCGAGCAATTGGGCATCAATACCCGCTTGCAATGGCTGCCGCAGGCCGGTCAAGAAGTGTTCCTGATGTTCAATCACGGCGCCAGCCGCGATCCCGATCAGCACTTCCGCGCTGAACAAACTGACGCAGTGTTCAAGGTTTCCTACGCATTCCAGTTTTGATGCCTGTGCTGGCGTGCGCGGATTGCACGAGCGGTTGTGCGGGTTGAAGGGTGTGAGTAGCGTTAGCAGCGATAGCGACGATGCCGGTCAGCTGACCGGCATCGGATCGAACGAGCTGCCGCGCGATGCCGGCATGATCGGTTGCATTCGATTGAGAAAATAGCGGGCCAGTTGCGTCTCATCGAACGACGGCAGATTCATTTGCAGGACAGCTTTGAAATAGTCGCGGGCGCGATCAGGCTTGCCGACACCCTGCCAATACCAGCCACGGTAGAACAGCGCTTCGCACAATTGCTCGCGGAAGCGGTCGCTGTCCTTGCTTTGCAGCGCGGTCAAATAGGCGGTCAAGTCGGTTTCGTCAGTCAGTGCAAACCAGCCTGCGGCGAGCGCCGGCCATTGGTTGCGCTCAGCTTTTGGTGGCGGTGGCAAGGCGTTGCGACTGGCGTCGCCCAGCAGCGGTTGCAGCAGCGACAGCATGAGGTAGGCGTAATGCCGGTCGCTCGCTTCAGCGGTGGTTTTGATCACGTCGCGAAAAATCCGGTCAGCGTCAGGGTACGCGCCGAGTTGGATCAGACCGACCGCAACGCTGCGATCATGATCGGCATGATCATCGCCCTGCAGTGATTGCAGCAACAGCCGTTTGCCGGCGTCGAGCTCGCCAATCTGGAGCAGCGCGGCGCCCAGATCGGCTTTGTGATGGCTGGAGTTTGGCTCCAGCCGCAGCGCCTGATCGTAATAAAACGCTGCCATCACCGGCATGCCGAGACGGCCATAGGTTTTGCCCAGCGTATCGAAGGCTTCGGCGATATCCGCTTGCCGCTTGCTGCTTTCCGGTTGGTCGTACAGCGCGCCGACTTGCTGCAGATAATTCAGCAACCGGTACTGCAACAGTTTGGCTTCGCGCGGTTCGGGGAAATGCTGCTGCGCGGCCAGATCCAGCAGCGCCGTTTCGCTGGCTGAAACCGGGGGCGGCGCCAGCAAGGCAATCAGCGGAATCAGCGGAATCAACAGAAAAACAAAAACAGCTGCCAGCGTGGCAGAACGACGACGAGACATGACAACTCCTGCAGGCTCGGTCGTCATTCTGCCGGAGCGGCATCAGCCCGACAAACTGAAACCCAGTGCGGCCACGGCGCCGGCGTTCAGGCCGAGAATCAGGCCGGCCAACGCGCGCTCGCCACGGTTCTGGTCGCGCAGCAACCACAAGGCGGCGATCACCGTTTGCAAGCTCAGCCAGCCGTGCAAGGCCGAGGTCCAATCGACCAGGGCGATGCCGGCGATGGCGTTGGCAACGGCCAGTACCATGGCAGCGCGGCCGCTACGTTCGCAGATCGGCACCAGAGCCAGATACAGCGTGGCGATGCCGAGGCTGAACGCGGCATAGACCGGGCCCGCGTCGCCGAAGCCGAACGTCGGCAACAACATCAGCAGAACAGCGCCAGCCATGCCGAGTACCGGGGCGAAAATTGCCCATGGTCCGGCCGCGACCGGTAATGACAGGGCAGGGGACGGGCGGGCTTGCAGCGGGAACGTGCTCATGATGACCTCCATATACTTACTAATAAGTAAGTGTCTTCCGTAAATAAAAATCAGTGCAGGCTCGCCAGGCCATGCTGCAGTTCGGCAATGACCGTTTCCAGCTGGGGCAGACCGGTCAGCCGCTGCAACTGCAGGGCACCACCCAACGCCGCCAGTACCAGCGTGGCGCGCTCTTCGGCCCGGCCTTCAAAGTGGAACTGACCGGCATCGCGGCCGCGGGCCAGCATCTGGACCAGCGCGTTCAGCACTTCCTTGATCAGCAGCCGAACCTGGATTTGCATGCTGTGCGGGATGCTGTCGGCCTCAATGGCCGCAACGCCCACCGCGCAGACGGCGCAGTTTTCGCTGGCATGGCGGCGGTAGTAGTTGAACAGGAAATCGAGCTGCTGATCCCAAGGGGTTTGCTCGGCGGCAAACCGGATCTGCGCTTCCTTGAGCCGGTCCCGGATGCGCTCGATCAACGCGACCCCGAGCTCTTCCTTGCCCTGGAAGTGGTAATGGATGGCAGCGGGTTTGATGCCGAGCGGACCGGCAATGTCGGCGTAGGAGAAGCCACGAAAGCCGCGC contains:
- a CDS encoding tetratricopeptide repeat protein — encoded protein: MSRRRSATLAAVFVFLLIPLIPLIALLAPPPVSASETALLDLAAQQHFPEPREAKLLQYRLLNYLQQVGALYDQPESSKRQADIAEAFDTLGKTYGRLGMPVMAAFYYDQALRLEPNSSHHKADLGAALLQIGELDAGKRLLLQSLQGDDHADHDRSVAVGLIQLGAYPDADRIFRDVIKTTAEASDRHYAYLMLSLLQPLLGDASRNALPPPPKAERNQWPALAAGWFALTDETDLTAYLTALQSKDSDRFREQLCEALFYRGWYWQGVGKPDRARDYFKAVLQMNLPSFDETQLARYFLNRMQPIMPASRGSSFDPMPVS
- a CDS encoding TetR/AcrR family transcriptional regulator, with amino-acid sequence MSARRDTRTEVLELAEKLLHERGFRGFSYADIAGPLGIKPAAIHYHFQGKEELGVALIERIRDRLKEAQIRFAAEQTPWDQQLDFLFNYYRRHASENCAVCAVGVAAIEADSIPHSMQIQVRLLIKEVLNALVQMLARGRDAGQFHFEGRAEERATLVLAALGGALQLQRLTGLPQLETVIAELQHGLASLH